A DNA window from Candidatus Cloacimonadota bacterium contains the following coding sequences:
- a CDS encoding arsenical-resistance protein gives MSQFCEVTEKKAKTREMNVFEKYLTLWVALCIVAGIA, from the coding sequence TTGAGTCAATTTTGTGAAGTTACCGAAAAAAAAGCAAAAACACGCGAGATGAATGTTTTTGAAAAATATCTCACTTTATGGGTTGCCCTCTGCATCGTAGCAGGAATAGCAC